The Cottoperca gobio chromosome 22, fCotGob3.1, whole genome shotgun sequence genome contains a region encoding:
- the pacc1 gene encoding proton-activated chloride channel isoform X2 produces MFTWQQFNDDEDEDNPQSPGFFEDAIEELEREDPNDSISQEDDFRVNGPPRRFSKICLKNFFMVLLIFIYLLLTGVAVFLAYQTISDFLEKLNHPVMSVTYKEVDVFSPPGIALYPGKAQLLSCRHHYHDYIPPLVDPGKPQEGDCRINDVTYFGPFTNQTERRAVVVRGPSDVRKKELIFMQFSLNETEEDFSAITYMLFSKFSDLTESVNKSDFMRDCERNYSMWTFSGGFRTWVKMSLVRTSGKSNEAVEFRQESAVVKFNDKRPESERNNQLFFAVFEWRDAFMQDIRLIVTANPWNSVAILCGVFMALFKAANFAKLTIQWIIKMRKRHLRNKTRNQIK; encoded by the exons ATGTTTACATGGCAACAG ttcaatgatgatgaagaCGAAGATAACCCACAGTCTCCGGGCTTCTTTGAAGACGCCATCGAAGAGCTGGAGCGCGAGGATCCGAACGACAGCATCTCTCAAG AGGATGACTTCAGGGTAAACGGTCCACCGAGGAGGTTCAGTAAAATCTGCCTGAAGAACTTCTTCATGGTGCTTCTCATCTTCATCTACCTGCTGCTCACCGGAGTGGCGGTGTTCCTCGCCTACCAGACCATCTCGGACTTTTTGGAGAAACTCAACCACCCCGTCATGTCCGTCACCTACAAAGAGGTCGACGTGTTCTCACCTCCAG GTATCGCTCTGTACCCCGGCAAAGCTCAGCTGCTGAGCTGCAGACATCACTACCATGACTACATCCCGCCTTTAGTGGACCCGGGAAAGCCTCAAGAAGGAGACTGCAGGATTAACGACGTGACTTACTTCGGTCCCTTCACCAACCAAACTGAG AGAAGAGCTGTGGTGGTCCGCGGCCCGTCGGACGTCAGAAAGAAAGAGCTGATCTTCATGCAGTTCAGCCTCAATGAGACAGAAGAAGACTTCAGCGCCATCACTTACATGCTGTTCTCCAAGTTCAGTGACCTGACTGAGAG TGTGAATAAATCCGACTTCATGAGGGACTGTGAGAGGAATTACTCCATGTGGACGTTCTCTGGAGGATTCAGAACCTGGGTCAAGATGTCTTTAGTGAGGACGTCCGGGAAAAGCAATGAAGCTGTCGAGTTTCGGCAAGag TCCGCTGTGGTGAAATTCAACGACAAACGGCCGGAGTCAGAGAGAAACAATCAGCTGTTCTTTGCCGTCTTTGAATGGCGCGACGCTTTTATGCAAGACATCAGACTG ATCGTGACTGCGAATCCCTGGAACTCTGTCGCCATTCTGTGTGGCGTCTTCATGGCTCTCTTCAAGGCTGCCAATTTCGCCAAACTCACCATTCAGTGGATAATCAAAATGCGTAAAAGGCATCTGAGAAATAAAACTCGGAACCAAATAAAGTGA
- the pacc1 gene encoding proton-activated chloride channel isoform X1, with the protein MLGTESSRYEEFNDDEDEDNPQSPGFFEDAIEELEREDPNDSISQEDDFRVNGPPRRFSKICLKNFFMVLLIFIYLLLTGVAVFLAYQTISDFLEKLNHPVMSVTYKEVDVFSPPGIALYPGKAQLLSCRHHYHDYIPPLVDPGKPQEGDCRINDVTYFGPFTNQTERRAVVVRGPSDVRKKELIFMQFSLNETEEDFSAITYMLFSKFSDLTESVNKSDFMRDCERNYSMWTFSGGFRTWVKMSLVRTSGKSNEAVEFRQESAVVKFNDKRPESERNNQLFFAVFEWRDAFMQDIRLIVTANPWNSVAILCGVFMALFKAANFAKLTIQWIIKMRKRHLRNKTRNQIK; encoded by the exons ATGCTCGGGACAGAAAGCTCCAGGTACGAAGAG ttcaatgatgatgaagaCGAAGATAACCCACAGTCTCCGGGCTTCTTTGAAGACGCCATCGAAGAGCTGGAGCGCGAGGATCCGAACGACAGCATCTCTCAAG AGGATGACTTCAGGGTAAACGGTCCACCGAGGAGGTTCAGTAAAATCTGCCTGAAGAACTTCTTCATGGTGCTTCTCATCTTCATCTACCTGCTGCTCACCGGAGTGGCGGTGTTCCTCGCCTACCAGACCATCTCGGACTTTTTGGAGAAACTCAACCACCCCGTCATGTCCGTCACCTACAAAGAGGTCGACGTGTTCTCACCTCCAG GTATCGCTCTGTACCCCGGCAAAGCTCAGCTGCTGAGCTGCAGACATCACTACCATGACTACATCCCGCCTTTAGTGGACCCGGGAAAGCCTCAAGAAGGAGACTGCAGGATTAACGACGTGACTTACTTCGGTCCCTTCACCAACCAAACTGAG AGAAGAGCTGTGGTGGTCCGCGGCCCGTCGGACGTCAGAAAGAAAGAGCTGATCTTCATGCAGTTCAGCCTCAATGAGACAGAAGAAGACTTCAGCGCCATCACTTACATGCTGTTCTCCAAGTTCAGTGACCTGACTGAGAG TGTGAATAAATCCGACTTCATGAGGGACTGTGAGAGGAATTACTCCATGTGGACGTTCTCTGGAGGATTCAGAACCTGGGTCAAGATGTCTTTAGTGAGGACGTCCGGGAAAAGCAATGAAGCTGTCGAGTTTCGGCAAGag TCCGCTGTGGTGAAATTCAACGACAAACGGCCGGAGTCAGAGAGAAACAATCAGCTGTTCTTTGCCGTCTTTGAATGGCGCGACGCTTTTATGCAAGACATCAGACTG ATCGTGACTGCGAATCCCTGGAACTCTGTCGCCATTCTGTGTGGCGTCTTCATGGCTCTCTTCAAGGCTGCCAATTTCGCCAAACTCACCATTCAGTGGATAATCAAAATGCGTAAAAGGCATCTGAGAAATAAAACTCGGAACCAAATAAAGTGA
- the ezra gene encoding ezrin a — MPKTVNVRVTTMDAELEFSFHPNTTGKQLFDQVARTIGLREIWYFGLQFVDAKGFITWLNSEKKVMAQDVKKETPLQFKLRTKFYPEDVSEELVQDVTRRLFFLQVKEDCLGEDIYCPPESAVLLASYAVQAKYGEQDKSSYQPGYLSNERLLPKRVLEQHKMSKQQWEERIQVWHEEHRSMLKEEAMIEYLKIAQDLEMYGVNYFEIKNKKGSDLWLGVDALGLNIYEKDDRLTPKIGFPWSEIRNISFNDKKFIIKPIDKKAPDFVFYAPRLRVNKHILQLCMGNHDLYMRRRKTDSIEVQQMKAQAKEERLHKKMERDQRDSEKKKRENIEREKAEMEKEKQELMVKLYQFEETTKRAEKELQEQLERAVRLEEERRRVEQEAARLEAERMEAIIAKEELARQAEDQIRSQEQLAADLAEYSAKIAVLEEMQKAKEEEAESWHNKAIEVEENLIKTKEELHSVMSATPSAPAKAHASSSSSSSSSSDSESDHEHSEENSTYSAELQTQDINDHRQEEERLTEAEKNQRLQKQLRALSSELAETRDDNKKTQYDLLHAENVRVGRDKYKTLRQIRLGNTKQRVDEFESL, encoded by the exons ATGCCCAAAACA GTCAACGTTCGCGTCACCACGATGGACGCAGAGCTGGAGTTTTCCTTCCACCCCAACACGACAGGGAAGCAGCTGTTTGACcag GTTGCCAGGACCATCGGACTGCGGGAGATTTGGTACTTTGGGCTGCAGTTTGTCGACGCCAAAGGATTCATCACCTGGCTGAACTCTGAAAAGAAG GTGATGGCCCAGGACGTGAAGAAGGAGACGCCCCTGCAGTTCAAGCTGAGGACCAAGTTTTACCCGGAGGACGTGTCCGAGGAGCTGGTCCAGGACGTCACCAGGAGGCTCTTCTTCCTGCAGGTGAAGGAGGACTGCCTGGGGGAGGACATCTACTGCCCTCCAGAGTCCGCTGTGCTGCTGGCCTCTTACGCCGTCCAGGCCAAGTACGGAGAGCAGGACAAGTCATCGTATCAACCGGGATACCTGTCCAACGAGCGGCTGCTGCCCAAGAG AGTTCTGGAGCAACACAAGATGTCCAAGCAGCAGTGGGAGGAGAGGATCCAGGTGTGGCACGAGGAGCACCGGTCGATGCTGAA GGAGGAGGCCATGATCGAGTACCTGAAGATCGCTCAGGACCTGGAAATGTACGGCGTCAACTACTTTGAGATCAAGAACAAGAAGGGCTCCGACCTGTGGCTGGGGGTCGACGCTCTGGGACTGAACATCTACGAGAAGGACGACAG GCTGACTCCCAAGATTGGATTCCCCTGGAGTGAAATTAGAAACATTTCTTTCAACGATAAGAAATTCATCATCAAGCCCATAGACAAGAAAGCTCCT gatTTCGTATTCTACGCTCCACGCCTGCGAGTCAACAAGCATATCCTGCAGCTGTGCATGGGCAACCACGATCTGTACATGCGCCGCCGCAAGACCGACAGCATCGAGGTTCAGCAGATGAAGGCTCAGGCCAAAGAGGAGAGGCTGCACAAGAAGATGGAGAG GGATCAGCGGGAtagtgagaagaagaagagggagaacatcgagagagagaaggcggagatggagaaagagaagcagGAGCTGATGGTGAAGCTCTACCAGTTTGAAGAGACGACcaagagagcagagaaag AGCTTCAGGAGCAGCTGGAGAGGGCCGtgaggctggaggaggagaggaggagggtggagcaGGAGGCGGCCCGGCTGGAGGCTGAGAGGATGGAGGCCATAATAGCCAAGGAGGAGCTGGCCAGGCAAGCTGAGGACCAGATAAGGAGCCAGGAGCAGCTG GCCGCAGACCTGGCCGAGTACAGCGCCAAGATCGCTGTGCTGGAGGAGATGCAGAAAGCCAAGGAGGAAGAGGCTGAGTCATGGCACAACAAG GCTATAGAAGTGGAGGAGAATCTGATTAAGACGAAGGAGGAGCTGCACTCGGTGATGAGTGCCACTCCCTCAGCTCCTGCTAAGGCTcatgcttcctcctcctcctcctcctcctcctcctcggacAGCGAGAGCGACCACGAGCACAGTGAAGAGAACAGCACCTACAGCGCCGAGCTGCAGACGCAGGACATCAACGACCACCGCCAGGAGGAGGAGCGACTCACCGAGGCCGAGAAGAACCAGCGCCTGCAGAAACAGCTGCGG GCTCTGAGCTCGGAGCTGGCCGAAACCCGAGACGACAACAAGAAGACCCAGTACGACCTGCTGCACGCCGAGAACGTCCGAGTCGGCCGCGACAAGTACAAGACGCTGCGTCAGATCCGCCTGGGAAACACCAAGCAGAGGGTCGACGAGTTTGAGTCCTTGTAG
- the nenf gene encoding neudesin isoform X1 → MATARVFVLFVVLSTTLAEEFKLKFKPSTKPVRLFTEEELKRYDGSEEGQPLYMAVKGVVFDVTKGKEFYGKGAAYNALVGKDSTRAVAKMSLDPEDLTSDTKGLTEQQLQSLESVFEGTYKTKYPIVGYTASRILTDDGSPNEAFKPEDQPHFQIKDEF, encoded by the exons ATGGCAACAGCGCGAGTGTTTGTCCTGTTTGTTGTCCTTTCCACGACTTTAGCGGAagagtttaaattaaaattcaAACCATCAACCAAACCTGTCCGATTATTCActgaggaggagctgaagagaTACGACGGCAGCGAG GAGGGACAGCCTTTATACATGGCAGTAAAAGGAGTTGTGTTTGATGTCACCAAGGGAAAAG AATTCTATGGAAAAGGTGCAGCATACAACGCCCTGGTTGGCAAAGACTCCACTCGGGCTGTGGCTAAGATGTCCCTGGACCCAGAAGACTTGACCTCAGATACT AAGGGCCTCAcggagcagcagctgcagtctcTGGAGAGTGTGTTTGAAGGCACgtacaaaacaaaatatcccATTGTGGGTTACACGGCATCACGCATTCTCACAGACGATGGAAGTCCCAACGAAGCCTTCAAACCAGAAGACCAGCCTCATTTTCAAATCAAAGATGAGTTTTAG
- the nenf gene encoding neudesin isoform X2: MATARVFVLFVVLSTTLAEEFKLKFKPSTKPVRLFTEEELKRYDGSEEGQPLYMAVKGVVFDVTKGKEFYGKGAAYNALVGKDSTRAVAKMSLDPEDLTSDTKGLTEQQLQSLESVFEDVNPTALYCVWILHTVA; this comes from the exons ATGGCAACAGCGCGAGTGTTTGTCCTGTTTGTTGTCCTTTCCACGACTTTAGCGGAagagtttaaattaaaattcaAACCATCAACCAAACCTGTCCGATTATTCActgaggaggagctgaagagaTACGACGGCAGCGAG GAGGGACAGCCTTTATACATGGCAGTAAAAGGAGTTGTGTTTGATGTCACCAAGGGAAAAG AATTCTATGGAAAAGGTGCAGCATACAACGCCCTGGTTGGCAAAGACTCCACTCGGGCTGTGGCTAAGATGTCCCTGGACCCAGAAGACTTGACCTCAGATACT AAGGGCCTCAcggagcagcagctgcagtctcTGGAGAGTGTGTTTGAAG ATGTCAACCCCACAGCTTTGTACTGTGTATGGATCCTTCACACAGTCGCATAG